CCAGAGCCTGCGCGACGCCGGTCTGGTGGTCGAGGTGATGGACACCGGGGCGGCCTGCCGCACTTACAACGTCCTGCTGGCCGAAGGCCGGCGGGTGGGGGCGGCGCTGCTGCCGGTGTGAGCCGGGTCGGAAGCCTGACCGGAAAAGACCAACAAAAAAGGCCCCCAATTGGGGGCCTTTTCCGTTCTGGCGATCCGGTAAAGGATCAGGCCGGGGCCTTCGACAGGCGCTCGGCCACGAATTCCCAGTTCACCAGGCTCTCCAGGAACGCCTTCACGAAGTCCGCGCGGCGGTTCTGGTAGTCGACGTAGTAGGCGTGTTCCCACACGTCGGCGGTCAGCAGCGGGAAGTGGCCCTGGGCCAGCGGGGTATCGGCGTTGGAGGTCTTGGTGACCTTCAGCTTGCCGCCGTCGAGGTACAGCCACGCCCAGCCCGAGCCGAACTGGGTGATGGCGGCGTTCGAGAACTCTTCCTTGAACTTGTCGACGCTGCCGAAGTCGGCGATCAGGCGCTTCTCAAGCTCGCCCGGGATGGCGCCGCCACCGTTCTTCTTCATGCTCTGCCAGTAGAAGGTGTGGTTCCACACCTGACCGGCGTTGTTGAACAGGCCCTGCTTGGAGGCGTCGCCGTAGCTCTGCTTGATGACGTCTTCCAGGCTGGCGTCGGCCAGCGGGCTGTCCTTCGTCAGGTTGTTGAGGTTGGTGACGTAGGTCTGGTGGTGCTTGTCGTGGTGCAGGTGCAGCGTCTCCGACGACATGAACGGCTGCAGAGCATCATAGCCATACGGGAGCGGCGGCAGTTCGAACGCCATTGAGTTACCCTCTCTTCTTGGATTGTCCCATCTCGGCCCGCGCCTTGGCGGCGCGGCACCTCCGTCCGCTCAAATAGGCCCGCGGCGCGGCAAAGTGAAGGCTGGAAAAAGGCCGAGGCGCGAAAAGGTGGTAATCCCAGCGGTCAGGACCGCCCGCGCGGCGAACTCGCCGGAGCGCACCGCACCTTCGAGTGTTGCCGGAAGCCCCATCTTCGTCCAATCGCCGGCCAGAACGAGGTTTTCCAAAGCGGTTCGGGCACCGGGGCGATTCGCCGCATGGACAGGGGACTGGTCCGGAGTCGCCCGGCGCTCCTTGATGATTCGGTACGGCGGCAGGGCCGCGCCGGGCGTGCCCAACGCCTTCGCCACGTCGCGCCACAGCGTAGCGGCGACGGTGTCGGTGGGCAGGGCGGCGAGCGCGTCGGCGTCGCTGACCGTCACCGACAGCACGTCGCCGCGCAGGAACAGCCAGTCCGCCGTTCCACCCACCAGCCCGAGGAAGGGGAGGCCGCCCGGCAGCGCCGTCGCGGCGGGCAGGCGGAAGTGGGCGTTGACGATGGCCCGGCCGGCGGCGGGAACGGGCAGGGTCCTGGGAAGCAGGCGCCCGGCGATCCAGGCCGGCACCGCCAGAACCACCGCGTCGTCGTTGCCAAGCGCGATGCGCTCGCCATCCACCGACAGGGCCGCCACACGATCACCCGCGCGTTCCAGCCCGTTCACCCGCACTCCGGTGCGCAGCTCGGCGCCGTGCCGTTCCAGCCACGCCACCGCGGGTTCGACCAGGGCGGCGGACAGGCCCTTCTCGGCGAACAGGGGGCGGCAGGCGGCCTCGCCGCGCAGCAGCGTTTCCCGCAGCACGGCCCCGAACAGGCGGGCGGACACCCGCTCCGGCGCCCCGTTCATCACCGACACGGCCAGCGGCCGCCACAGGCGTTCGTACAGCGCTCCGTTGGGGGGCAGGGCGTCGGCGACCGCCGCCTCGGGGCGGGCGGTCAGCGTCCGCAAGGCGGCGAGGTAGTCGGCCGGGCGGCTTCCCGGCACGCGGCGGGCCTTGTCGAACAGCCACAGCCCGCCGGGCCGCAGGCACCAGCGCTCACCGTTGCCAAGGTCGAGGAAGGGAAAGGCAGCAGGGCGCAGCTCGGTCAGAGCGCCGCCGGCGCCGACCCGCTCCAGGTAGCCGAGCAGGGAGCGGTTGCCGCTGAGCGCCAGATGGCTGCCGTTGTCCACCACACGGTCCAGCGTGGCGTCGTAAAAGGAGCGGCAACGCCCCCCGGCCTGTGGCGCGCTCTCATGCAAGATGACCCGCCGCCCGGCCTCGGTCAGGCGGACGGCGGCGGACAGGCCGGCGAGGCCGGCGCCGACGATGTGGACGGTGCCCAAGCCGGCCCGTCAGGCGGCGGGCGGATAGCCGAGCGCGCAGCGCACGGCCACCAGCGCGCATTCGCGCTTGCCGACCCGCACCCGCCGGTCGAGATCGCGCCAGCCCCGCGCGCGCAGGCGCACCAGCAGCCGGTGGTAAAGCACCATCATGGCGACCGCCGCCCACAGCGAGCCACGCCGCCCGGCGGCCTGCCCCTCGGCCAGCGCCCGTCGCGCCTCGGCGAAGCGTTCCTCGGCCAGCACGGCCAGCGCCTCGCAGGTCTGCGGCAGGTTGGGGTGGGTGAGCACGGTGGCGGGGTCGGAACTGCCGATGCCGGCGTCGTCGAGCAGTTCGCGCGGCAGGTAGAGGCGGCCGATTTCGGCGTCCTCCGTCAGGTCGCGCAGGATGTTGGTGAGCTGCAACGCTTCGCCCAGCGCCAGGGCGAAGGCCTCGGTGGAGGCGTCGGCCCGGTCGAAGACGCGAATCGCCAGCATGCCAACCGCGCCGGCGACGCGTCGGCAATAGAGTCGGAGAGTCGGCAACGCCGGGCCGGTCATGCCGCCGCTGCCGTTGCCGTCAGTGCCGCCGTCCGCCGGGATGTCCATCGCCATGCCGTCGATCAGCGCTTCCAGCTCGCCCCGCGGCAGGCCGTAACGCTCGATGGCGCCCTTCAGCGCGGCCCCCAGCGAGCTGGACGGTGCGCCGCCGGCGTAGAGCCCGCGAATTTCGGTCCTCCAAGCGTCGAGCGCCGCGCGCTTCTCCGCGGGCTCTCCAGGCTCGTCGGCGATGTCGTCGATTCGCCGGCAGAAGGCGTAGATGGCGAACATCGCCGCCCGCTTCGAGCGGGGGAGAAGCAGCATCGGCCAGTAGAAGGTGCTGCCCGACCGTCCGGTCACCGCCGCCGCCGCGGCAGCCGGGCTGCCGGCGGTGTCGCTCTGCGTCGAATCCAGCGATGGCTGCGGCATACGTCGGTCCTGCGTGGTGGCGGTCGATGGGGGCGGAGTCTATTTGCTCCCGATGGCGCGCGCCAGCCCGCGTGCGGTGGCGAACAGCTTGTGATGCGTGCCGAGCACCACCCGCTTCTTCAGCGGGTCGCGGCTGCGCAGCCGCTGCGCCAGCGATTCGGCGAGGCTGAGGATCACCGACGCCTCCATCCGAAGGCCGCGGTGCTGGATCAGGCCGGGCAGGGGGGCGGCGCGCTCCAGCAGCCGGTCGGTGTGTTCCAGCGTGCGGTCGAAGATGGCGCGCAGCTTGGCGTCGCTCTCCGTCTCGACCAGCCGCTCGACGCTGATCGCCGAATCGTCGAACCAGACCAGCGGGATGTAGCAGCGCCCGAGCTGGCTCCAATCCTCCCGGCAGTCCTGAAGGTGGTTCAGCACCTGCAGGGCGGTGCACAGCGCGTCCGACGCCGGTCCGGCGGCCACGCCCTCGCCATGCAGGTCCAGCAGGTAGCGCCCGACCGGGTTGGCGGAGAAGCGGCAGTAGAGCAGCAGGTCGCTCCAGCTGTGGCAGCGCGCGCCGACCGCGTCGCGCCGGAAGGCGCGCAGCACCTGCCGGGGGTGGCGGTCGCTGACCCCGGTCGCCTGCAGGCTGGCGCGCAGGTCCAGCGCCGGCTTCAGATAGGCGTGCTTGGCCTGTCCGGTGGTCAGTGAGCGTTCCAGCGCCTCCAAATAGGCGAGCTTGGTCTCCGGCTCGAGATCGGGATCGTCGGCGATGTCGTCGCCCAGCCGGACGAACCGGTAGAAGGCCATGACATGCGGCCGGAGATGCTTCGGGAGCAGGCGCGAGGCGACCGGAAAATTCTCCGAGTCCGCGTCCTTGCGGGCGACCGGGCTGGGTTTGCGGGGCTTGGTGGGGGCGACGTTGAAATCGGCCATTGTTCCGCCTGCTGCGCGTCGGGGCTGGTGTGGAGAGCCTGTCTGCCTAATATAAGGCGCTTGCGGGTTTTGCCCCGCTTCCAAACTGTGCCACCCCCATTTTTCCAGAACAGGCATCACATGGCGAAGGCGACCCCCGACCTGTCCTATTGCGGACGGGAGGTGAGGAAATATGACAACGACCGTTTCCTGACGTGCCTTTTCGCCCCGGCGGAGCGCCGCGAATCGCTGTTCGCCCTCTACGCCTTCAATCTGGAGATCGCCAAGACCCGCGAGGTGGTGACCGAGCCGGTGCTGGGCCAGATGCGGCTGCAATTCTGGCGCGATGGGCTGGACAAGATCTACGAGGGCGGCGCGGTGCCCAAGCACGCGGTGATGGAACCGCTGGCCGCCGCCGTGCGGGAGGGCGGGTTGAGCCGCCCCCTTTTCGACCGGCTGATCGACGCGCGGGAGGCCGATCTGGACGACACCCCGCCGGCCAACCTGTCCTGCCTCGTCAACTACGCGGAGGTCACCGGCGCGCCGCTCGTCCAGCTCGCGCTGGAAATCCTCGGCGCGAAGGGGGCCGAGGCGATGGAGGCCGGGCGCCAGGCCGGGATCGGCTACGCTCTGGCCGGCATCGCCCGGGCCGTGCCCTTCCACGCCCGTCAGCACCGCCAGCTTCTCCCCAGCGACCGCATGGCGGCTCATGGTGCCAAGCAAGGGGACCTGTTCGAGCTGCGCTCCACACCCGAACTGCGCCCCGTGGTGCGCGAGGTGGCGCAGGCCGCCCGCGACCATCTGGCGAAGGCCCGCGCGATGCGCCGCTCCGTGCCGCGCGCCGCCCTGGCGGCGCTGCTGCCGGCGGTGCTGGCCGGGCTGCATCTGGACGCGCTGGCGCGGGAGGACAATGACCCCTTCGCCGCGCGCGTGCTGATGTCCCACCCGCTGCGCCACGCCAAGCTGGCCTGGGCGGCGCTGCGCGGCAGGTTCTGACCCCTGTCGCTCAGGCGGCGCGGATCATCGCCACGAACCGCTCCACCTCCTGGCGGAGCTGGTCGGCCTCACGGGACAGATCGCCGGCGGCGTTGAGTGCCTGATCGGCCATCGAGCCTGTGGAGCCCGCCGCCTGGGTCACGCCGCCGATGTTCACCGACACGGCGGCGGTGCCCATCGACGCCTGCTGGACGTTTCGGCTGATCTCCTGGGTGGCGGCGCCCTGCTGTTCCGCCGCGGCGGCGATGGCGGTGATCGTCTCGTTGATGGCGATGATGCTCCGCCCCACCGTCCCAATGACGCTGACCACCGTGCCGCTGACCGTCTGCATGTCGGCGATCTGCCGCGAGATGTCTTCGGTCGCCTTGGCCGTCTGGTTGGCGAGATTCTTCACCTCGCTGGCGACCACGGCGAAGCCCTTGCCGGCCTCCCCGGCGCGGGCGGCCTCGATCGTGGCGTTGAGCGCCAGCAGGTTGGTCTGCCCGGCGATGCCTTGGATCAGGTTCA
The Azospirillum brasilense genome window above contains:
- a CDS encoding superoxide dismutase, producing MAFELPPLPYGYDALQPFMSSETLHLHHDKHHQTYVTNLNNLTKDSPLADASLEDVIKQSYGDASKQGLFNNAGQVWNHTFYWQSMKKNGGGAIPGELEKRLIADFGSVDKFKEEFSNAAITQFGSGWAWLYLDGGKLKVTKTSNADTPLAQGHFPLLTADVWEHAYYVDYQNRRADFVKAFLESLVNWEFVAERLSKAPA
- the hpnE gene encoding hydroxysqualene dehydroxylase HpnE translates to MGTVHIVGAGLAGLSAAVRLTEAGRRVILHESAPQAGGRCRSFYDATLDRVVDNGSHLALSGNRSLLGYLERVGAGGALTELRPAAFPFLDLGNGERWCLRPGGLWLFDKARRVPGSRPADYLAALRTLTARPEAAVADALPPNGALYERLWRPLAVSVMNGAPERVSARLFGAVLRETLLRGEAACRPLFAEKGLSAALVEPAVAWLERHGAELRTGVRVNGLERAGDRVAALSVDGERIALGNDDAVVLAVPAWIAGRLLPRTLPVPAAGRAIVNAHFRLPAATALPGGLPFLGLVGGTADWLFLRGDVLSVTVSDADALAALPTDTVAATLWRDVAKALGTPGAALPPYRIIKERRATPDQSPVHAANRPGARTALENLVLAGDWTKMGLPATLEGAVRSGEFAARAVLTAGITTFSRLGLFPAFTLPRRGPI
- the hpnD gene encoding presqualene diphosphate synthase HpnD; translation: MPQPSLDSTQSDTAGSPAAAAAAVTGRSGSTFYWPMLLLPRSKRAAMFAIYAFCRRIDDIADEPGEPAEKRAALDAWRTEIRGLYAGGAPSSSLGAALKGAIERYGLPRGELEALIDGMAMDIPADGGTDGNGSGGMTGPALPTLRLYCRRVAGAVGMLAIRVFDRADASTEAFALALGEALQLTNILRDLTEDAEIGRLYLPRELLDDAGIGSSDPATVLTHPNLPQTCEALAVLAEERFAEARRALAEGQAAGRRGSLWAAVAMMVLYHRLLVRLRARGWRDLDRRVRVGKRECALVAVRCALGYPPAA
- a CDS encoding squalene/phytoene synthase family protein, translated to MADFNVAPTKPRKPSPVARKDADSENFPVASRLLPKHLRPHVMAFYRFVRLGDDIADDPDLEPETKLAYLEALERSLTTGQAKHAYLKPALDLRASLQATGVSDRHPRQVLRAFRRDAVGARCHSWSDLLLYCRFSANPVGRYLLDLHGEGVAAGPASDALCTALQVLNHLQDCREDWSQLGRCYIPLVWFDDSAISVERLVETESDAKLRAIFDRTLEHTDRLLERAAPLPGLIQHRGLRMEASVILSLAESLAQRLRSRDPLKKRVVLGTHHKLFATARGLARAIGSK
- a CDS encoding phytoene/squalene synthase family protein yields the protein MAKATPDLSYCGREVRKYDNDRFLTCLFAPAERRESLFALYAFNLEIAKTREVVTEPVLGQMRLQFWRDGLDKIYEGGAVPKHAVMEPLAAAVREGGLSRPLFDRLIDAREADLDDTPPANLSCLVNYAEVTGAPLVQLALEILGAKGAEAMEAGRQAGIGYALAGIARAVPFHARQHRQLLPSDRMAAHGAKQGDLFELRSTPELRPVVREVAQAARDHLAKARAMRRSVPRAALAALLPAVLAGLHLDALAREDNDPFAARVLMSHPLRHAKLAWAALRGRF